The following is a genomic window from Anaerolineales bacterium.
CCCTATACAGTCGAGACCGAGGTCTACCAGGGTCCGCTGGATCTGCTGCTCCAGCTGATCGAACGCGCCGAGCTCGACATTACTAAGCTCTCACTGGCCAAGGTCACTGACCAATTCCTGGCTTACATGCGCACACTGCAATCCGCCCGCGCCGAGCGCGTCTCAGAGTTTCTGGTGGTTGCCTCGCGTTTGATGCAGATCAAGTCTGAGGCCCTGCTGCCCCGCCCCGTCGTGCGCATGCCGGACGAAGAGGACCCCGGCGAAGCCTTGGTGCAGCAGCTCATTCTGTACAAACAATACAAGCAACTGGCTGAGTTGCTGGCCCGCCGCCAAGCGAGCCAGTTGCGCGCCTACCTGCGCCTGGCGACACCGCCAAAAGTCGAGGGCCGGCTCGACCTGAGCAACATCACCATCCAAGATCTGCACGCCGCAGCGCTGCGCGTGTTCACCCGCGAGGATTCGCGCGCCCCGCTGCGCACGGTGGTCGCCCCGCCCAAAGTCACCATTCGCGAGAAGATCCGCGTGATCGCCCAGGCGTTCAAGCAAAACACCCTGGTGCGTTTCCGCTCGCTGCTGGGCGAAAACCCTCAACGTTTGCATATTGTGGTGACCTTCCTGGCGGTATTGGAACTGGTGCGTCGTTATCGCATTACCGCCCAACAGGAAAAGCTTTTTGGCGACATTGAAATGAACCGAGATGACGCCTGGGACGAAAACCTGGACTTTGAACTGGAATTCCGAGAATAATGCCAAAAAAACCTCAGACGACCAGCACAAACAGCCCAGACTGGCAGCAAGTCGCCCGGCTGGTGCTAACCTCCCGCACGATTGATGAGATCGAAGAAAACGAACTGGTTAGCCGGGGCAAAGTCACCTACCAGTTCTCGGCCAAAGGACATGAGCTGGCCCAGGTTTTGCTTGCTCTGCAACTCACCCAAGGCAAAGACGCCGCCACGGTCTATTACCGCTCGCGGCCCTTCATGCTGGCCGCCGGCCTCAGCCCGCGTGAAGCCTTCGCCGCCGATATGGCGCTGACCGGTTCGCCCTCCGAGGGTCGTGATGTGGGCGTGGTCTATTCCCTGCCGCCGCGTAAAGGCGTGACCGTGCTGCCTTCCTCTGGCGATGTGGGCGCCCAATACACGCCGGCCGCGGGCTGGGCACAGGCCGCCACCTACTACCGTGACGAGCTCAAAGACAAAGCCTGGAACGGGGCGATTGCCGCGGCCCTGGGTGGCGATGGCTCTGTGGCCAGCAACGGTTTCTGGGCGGCCCTCAATATCGCCACCACGCTCAAGCTGCCCATGCTCTTCTATATTGAAGACAACGGCTACGGCATTTCCGTACCCAAGCAATACCAGACTCCCGGAGGCGACATCAGCGCCAACCTGGCCAGCTACAACAACTTGCACATCTTACGCGGGTCCGGTACTCAGCCGGAAGAAACGGCTGCCTTGGTGAGCCAGGCAGTCGCCTTTGCGCGCAGCGGGGCCGGCCCGGTCATGCTGCACCTACAGGTGCCGCGCCTCACCGGCCACACCTTTGGCGAGGATCAGACCGCCTACAAGAGCTCCGAACAAATAGAAGAAGAACGTAGCCGAGATCCGCTATTGGCTATGCGCAAATTGCTTGGCAATGCAGATTGGGAGGCTCTGGCGGTTGAGGTCGAGGCCCAGGTGCGCCAAGAACTGGATACGGCCTTGCAGCAACCCGCTCCTGCATTGGATTCTGGCCCTCGCTTTGTGTTTGCGGAGGCAGGCCACCAGCCCAGCGTGCCCACAGATGCACACAAACCGGCCACAGATTGGGCTGCCCCAGCAGCGGAAGACGGCCCGCGCATCAATCTGTCTGAAGCGATCCGCCGCACCATGGAGGCTGAACTGCAAGCCAACCCGCGCCTGGTCATCTTTGGCGAAGATGTGGGTCCCCGCGGCGGTGTGCATCGCGTGACATTGGATCTGCAAGCCAAATTCGGCGGGCGCCGTGTCTTCGACACGTCATTATCTGAAGAAGGCATCATCGGCCGGGCGGCTGGCATGGCCATGGCCGGGCTCACCACACTGCCCGAGATCCAGTTCCGCAAATATGCCGACCCGGCCACCGAACAGATCAATGACATCGGCTGGATCCACTGGCGCACAGCGGGCAAGTTCAACGCCCCAGTGGTTATCCGCATTCCGGTGGGCTACAGCAAAAAGACCGGCGATCCCTGGCACTCGGTCTCCGGTGAGGCCATCTATGCGCACAGCCTGGGCTGGCAGGTAGCCATGCCCTCCAACGCTGCCGACGCCGTTGGCCTGCTGCGCAGCTCGCTGCGCGGCAACAATCCCACCATTCTGCTGGAACACCGCGCACTGTACGATACACCGCCCTCTCGCCGTCCTTATCCTGGCGACGACTATCTGCTTCCCTTTGGCCAAGCCGCTTCGCTGAGCTCTGGGGATGCCCTCACCATCGTCAGCTGGGGGGAGATGGTGCACCGCTGCCTGGAAGCCGCAGAAGCCTTTCCTGGCAAGATAGACATCCTCGACCTGCGCACCATCATTCCCTGGGACCGGGGGGCCGTGCTGGCTTCTGTACGCAAGACAGGCAAATGCCTGATCGCCCATGAAGATGGTCTGACCGGCGGCTTCGGCGCCGAGATTGCCGCGACGCTGGCGCAGGACTGTTTCACTTTCCTCGATGCGCCAGTGCAGCGCCTGGCTGTCCCCGATACGCCGATCCCCTTCAATATTCCGTTAATGAACACCATCATCCCCAGCGCGGAAGAGATACGTACGAAAATTCAAGAGTTGCTGCAATGGTAAAGATCCGACCAAGCCTGCTTGGGCTATGCGCTCTGGCTGTGTTGGGGGCAGCCTGCAGCAGCCAGCCCGCCCCCAACACAGACCACAGCCCGCAAGAAGCTGCCGGGCAAACGTTGTTCACCCGGCACTGCGCCGCCTGCCACAGCCTCAACGCAGGTACCATCATCGTTGGCCCTCCCTTGGCTGGGATCGCCAACCAAGCCCAACAGCGCGTGGCGGGGATGGATGCCAGCACATACCTGCATCAATCCATCATGGAACCCAGCGCTTATCTGGTTGAAGGTTTTTCTGATCTAATGCCGCCCACCCTGGGGCAAGTTCTAACTCCAGAAGAGGTTGATGCCCTCGTCGCCTACATGCTCACCTTGCAGTAGCGCTGTCGGGCCGCTTGTGCTATTATGAAAAGACTAATTACAGAGTTCACAATCAAGGAGCGTTCATGAGCACCAGAACTGCAGTACAGGGCAAAGCTGCCCACCCACTGCCGCTGCTAACCCGTTGGAAGACGGCTTGGGACGGCTGCAATGTCCCGCAGATCGAGTTGGCAGACGGTTTCACCCGCTGGCTGGTGATTTCCCGTGCCTGCGTATTCACCATGACCATCATCTCGGGCATGCTGGGGCTGCTGATCGCTGCCGAGCAGGCCACTCGCGGCGCTGGCTCGGTCAATTGGTTCTTCGGCTTTCTGGCCATCATCGGCATCATCCTGGCGCATGCCTCCAACAACCTGCTGAACGACTACATGGATGTGCGCCAGGGTGTGGATACGGAAGACTATCCACGCGCCCAATACAGCACCCACCCGATCCTGGGCGGCCTTACCACCCCCAATGGCCTGCTCAAGGCCGCTGGCCTGCTCACCTTCATTGATTTCCTTATCATGCTCTATCTGTACACTCAGGTCGGGGCTATGGTGCTGGTATTTGCTGTGCTGGGTTTTGTACTCAGCTTCTTTTACACCAACGTACTCAAGCGGGCTGGCTTGGGCGAGTTAACCGCTTTCGTGGTTTGGGGACCGTTGATGACCGGCGGTACGGCTTACGTCGCCCTCAACGGTATGCCCTTGACCACGGAGATCTGGGCGCTGACCCTGCCCTACGGTCTGGTTGTAGCCAGCGTGCTGGTAGGCAAGCACATCGATAAGATCGAACCCGACACCAAGGTTGGCGTGCGTTCTGTGCCCGTCATCCTCGGCGAAGAACGCTCAAAGCTGCTCAATAAGGCCATCTTCATCCTTTTCTACGTCATCATCGTCGCCCTGGTCGTGTTGAACTACACAGGCCCCGGCGTGCTGCTCACCTTCCTGGCGTTGCCCTACCTGCGTCGCAGCTGGCAAAAATACTCCGAGCCCAAACCTAAGAAGGCGCCGGAGGGCTGGACGGTGTGGCCGCTGTGGTTCGTGGGTTGGGCCATGCACTTCAATCGCAAAGCCGGTGGCTACTTCACCCTCGGCTTGCTGGTTAACATCGGCTGGCACTACATCTCCACCTTATTGTAGAATCAGCTACCAAAAGGTTTCTAAAAGCCCTGGCCTAAGCCAGGGCTTTTACTTTCAGGTTATAGTTGCTGGCGTGCGAAATTATCGAAAAAAACGCATCACGCATTGGAATGCTGTTTTCTCCAAAAGTGGCTTACCGAAAAGTGCTCGCCACTATCACAAATTGCTAGAGCAATACTATAGTTTCCAAATTCCCACAGGAATGCGTGTCTTGGAATTGGGCTGCGGCAATGGCTCTTTGCTCGCTTCAGTGAAGCCAGAATTCGGTGTGGGCGTGGACTTTTCCAGGCAGGCTTTGATACAGGCAAAGCAGTTGCATCCCCAACTGTCCTTTATCGAAGCCGATGTTTGTGAATTGCCGTTGTCTGGAAGCTTCGATGTGATCATCCTCTCCGACTTAGTGAATGACCTTTGGGACGTACAAACCGTCTTGGAGTTGATTACAAGATGCAGCCACAGCCGCACCCGCGTTATTCTCAACCTGCATAGTCACCTATGGCAAGTATTGCTTGCCTGGGCAGAGCGGCTAGGTCTGAAACGACCTACCTTAGCCCAGAATTGGTTCACGCTAGATGATTTGCATACTTTGTTGAAGCTTACCAACTGCGACCTGATTAAACACGAGACAGAAATCCTGCTGCCAGCGCATATTCCCGTATTGTCCTGGTTTGCCAATAAGTACCTGGCGCGCATCTGGCCATTCTCGGCGCTCTGCCTGACCAATATGCTTGTGATTCGTCCCCTTAAAGCCAAGCTTGAAAAGCGCAGCCAACAGCCTAGTGTGTCAATTATCATTCCAGCCAGAAATGAAGAAGGCAATATTGGCCGCTTATTTTCCGAATTGCCTAAATTGGGTAGAGCAATGGAACTGGTCTTCATCGAGGGTCATTCCAAAGACAAGACGTACGAGGCGATCGAAGAGGCCATTCAACAGCATCCAGAACAAAAAGCTCAGTTGCTTAAACAGACTGGGGTCGGCAAAGCCAATGCCGTTTGGCAGGGCTTTGCCGCAGCCAAAAATGATGTGCTCATTATCTTTGATTCTGACTTGTCGGTTTCCCCTCCTGATCTTTTGCGTTTTTATGAAGCAGTTTCAAATAACAAAGGCGAATTCATTAATGGCTCGCGCTTGGTCTACCCAATGGAAGACCGCGCCATGCAATTCATTAACCTGATTGGCAATCGTTTGTTCGGAAAAATCTTCTCTTGGTTAATTTCCCAACCAGTTAAGGACACCCTTTGTGGAACAAAAGTTATCTGGCGGGAAGATTTTGCCCTATTGCGCCAAGTATGGCCAGAGAACAGCAGAGATCCCTTTGGCGACTTCGATTTGCTGATTGGTTCAGCTAAGCTCAACCTCAAGATTATTGATGTGCCCATCCGCTATCGTGAACGCACCTATGGCAGCACCAACATCAACCGTTGGAGCCACGGGTTGATGCTGATAAGAATGCTCTCTTGGGCGGCCAGCAGCCTGAAGTTCCGTTGAGATAGCCATGCTTCGCAACATACTTTCACACCCGCTAACACGCGACTTGGACCTCGACTCGCCAGAAACCACCGAACTTCGACGTCAAATAATCCAGTCCAAGCCTTTCCTCAAAAAGATCTACGAAGAATGGTATGACATGCTGATTAGTCGCTTTCCCGGTGGGAATCTGAAGCGAGTATTTGAGATCGGCTCCGGGGCAGGCTTCCTCGGCCAAGTGGCACCAGACGTTATCAGCAGCGATCTTCTACACATCGCAGGCGTAGACCTGGTGATGGATGCCCAGTGCATCCCGGCAGCTGACGAAGGGCTGCATGGTCTGCTGATGGTCAATGTGCTTCACCATATCCCAGACATACGCGGTCTATTCCGCGAAGCCAGCCGCAGTCTTGAAGTAGGCGGCATGATTGTGATGATCGAACCATGGCTCACAACCTGGTCTCGCATGGTTTACACAAAACTGCACCACGAACCATTAGACGACCAAGCCGCCGAATGGAAGATACAAGGTGAGGGTCCGTTGTCTGGTGCGAATAGCGCTCTGCCTTGGATCGTCTTTCACCGGGACCTGGCCCGCTTCCAGCAGGATTTTCCCGAATGGGAAATCAGGGAAGTACGCCCTTTTATGCCGTTGCGCTACCTGCTCTCAGGAGGCATTTCATTGCGCAATCTAATGCCGGGATTCAGCTTCGGCTTCTGGCGTTTGATGGAAACCTTGCTCACCCCACTCAACCATCACATTTCTATGTTTGCGATTATTACCCTCCAAAAGAGATCTATTTAATGAGTAAAACCATCAATCAAGATCGCGTGGCAAACGAAATTGCCCACGGCAAATTCCTCGCTCAAGGCTCTACCGAAGCCATCTGGGGTTGGGACTCTGCGGCGGGCAAACACCGAGCAGTAAAGCGTGCTGCCAAAATAATCGCCGCAGCCCAGCTGGCCCCCGGTAAGCACGCCCTGGAAATTGGCTGTGGCACGGGTATGTTCACACGTATGTTTGCCGACAGCGGGGCCAGGATCACCGCCAATGATGTCTCCCCAGACCTAATCGAAATTGCTCAAAAGAACAATCCGGAGGTCAATTTCATCTGGATGCCGTTTGAGGAGCTGCCCAGTACTGCCCAATACAATGCCATCATCGGCTCTTCAGTACTGCATCACCTGGACCTGGATGCGGCTCTCCAAAAAAGTATCGAATTGCTGCGGCCAGGTGGGTGCCTGGCTTTTGCAGAGCCCAATATGCTAAACCCGCAAGTATTCGCTGAACGCACCTTTCTTCGTAATGCGCTGGACTATGTATCGCCAGACGAAACTGCTTTCGTTCGTTGGCACCTGGCAAAGAAACTGAAGCAACTAGGCTTTATCAACATTCACCTCACGCCCTTCGACTGGCTTCATCCAGCCATTCCCGCCACATGGATCAATACGATAGAAAGCGTTGGGCGAGTACTCGAGGCACTGCCCGCAGTACGAGAATTCTCGGGCTCATTGCTTATTTCTTGCCAAAAACCCGAGTAAACTCGAGGCATGCCAACGCCTCTGGAAATCTTCCGCCAAGGCAAAGATGAGTTCTTTGCCAACCACACCAACAGCCCTCTGACCCCGGAACAGCGGGAACGCTTTTCGGGTCTCAGCTACTTTCCCGAGAATTCAGCTTTGCAGCTTGAAATAGACGTAACGCCCTTTGAAGAACAAGAACTAGTGCAGCTCCCCACGTCCACCGGGGATTTAAAGACCTACACCCGTTATGGGCGCTTCAGCTTTACCGTGAACGGTGAACAAGCAGAACTAACCCTGTTCCATGCGCCTTATGGCTTCTTCTTGCTCTTCGTAGACTCACTGGCCGGCAGCGAGACCTACGGTGCCGGCCGCTACCTGGAACCCGAGCAATTGCCCGATGGCAAGTTCTTGATCGACTTCAACCTGGCCTACAACCCCTACTGTGCCTACAACGACGCCTGGAATTGCCCCATCCCCCCGGCAGAAAATCGGCTGAAGGTACCCATCCGCGCGGGCGAGAAGAACTTCGATGACCACTAAATCCACAAACATCCTGATCGTTGGCGGCGGCACATACGGCATTAACACGGCCATCGAGCTGCAAGGACGCGGCTACGCGGTCACGCTGCTGGAACCCGGCCCGATCCCTCACCCGGATGCGGCATCGACCGACATCAGCAAGGTCATCCGGCTGGACTACGGCAAAGATGAACTCTACCTGCACATGATGGCAGAAGCCCTGCCTCTCTGGCGGCAGTGGAATGAAGAATTGGGCGAAACCATCTACCACGAGACCGGCGTGCTCTACTTCACGCTGGATGGCATGCAGGCGAATGACTTCGAGTACGAGAGCTACCTGCTGCTGCAAAAACACGGCCACCCCGCGGAGCGCCTGAACTCGGCGGAAATTCGCAAACGCTACCCAGCCT
Proteins encoded in this region:
- a CDS encoding segregation/condensation protein A encodes the protein MVLLSDPNTPQPYTVETEVYQGPLDLLLQLIERAELDITKLSLAKVTDQFLAYMRTLQSARAERVSEFLVVASRLMQIKSEALLPRPVVRMPDEEDPGEALVQQLILYKQYKQLAELLARRQASQLRAYLRLATPPKVEGRLDLSNITIQDLHAAALRVFTREDSRAPLRTVVAPPKVTIREKIRVIAQAFKQNTLVRFRSLLGENPQRLHIVVTFLAVLELVRRYRITAQQEKLFGDIEMNRDDAWDENLDFELEFRE
- a CDS encoding cytochrome c, coding for MVKIRPSLLGLCALAVLGAACSSQPAPNTDHSPQEAAGQTLFTRHCAACHSLNAGTIIVGPPLAGIANQAQQRVAGMDASTYLHQSIMEPSAYLVEGFSDLMPPTLGQVLTPEEVDALVAYMLTLQ
- a CDS encoding prenyltransferase, with protein sequence MSTRTAVQGKAAHPLPLLTRWKTAWDGCNVPQIELADGFTRWLVISRACVFTMTIISGMLGLLIAAEQATRGAGSVNWFFGFLAIIGIILAHASNNLLNDYMDVRQGVDTEDYPRAQYSTHPILGGLTTPNGLLKAAGLLTFIDFLIMLYLYTQVGAMVLVFAVLGFVLSFFYTNVLKRAGLGELTAFVVWGPLMTGGTAYVALNGMPLTTEIWALTLPYGLVVASVLVGKHIDKIEPDTKVGVRSVPVILGEERSKLLNKAIFILFYVIIVALVVLNYTGPGVLLTFLALPYLRRSWQKYSEPKPKKAPEGWTVWPLWFVGWAMHFNRKAGGYFTLGLLVNIGWHYISTLL
- a CDS encoding glycosyltransferase, which translates into the protein MRNYRKKRITHWNAVFSKSGLPKSARHYHKLLEQYYSFQIPTGMRVLELGCGNGSLLASVKPEFGVGVDFSRQALIQAKQLHPQLSFIEADVCELPLSGSFDVIILSDLVNDLWDVQTVLELITRCSHSRTRVILNLHSHLWQVLLAWAERLGLKRPTLAQNWFTLDDLHTLLKLTNCDLIKHETEILLPAHIPVLSWFANKYLARIWPFSALCLTNMLVIRPLKAKLEKRSQQPSVSIIIPARNEEGNIGRLFSELPKLGRAMELVFIEGHSKDKTYEAIEEAIQQHPEQKAQLLKQTGVGKANAVWQGFAAAKNDVLIIFDSDLSVSPPDLLRFYEAVSNNKGEFINGSRLVYPMEDRAMQFINLIGNRLFGKIFSWLISQPVKDTLCGTKVIWREDFALLRQVWPENSRDPFGDFDLLIGSAKLNLKIIDVPIRYRERTYGSTNINRWSHGLMLIRMLSWAASSLKFR
- a CDS encoding class I SAM-dependent methyltransferase; protein product: MSKTINQDRVANEIAHGKFLAQGSTEAIWGWDSAAGKHRAVKRAAKIIAAAQLAPGKHALEIGCGTGMFTRMFADSGARITANDVSPDLIEIAQKNNPEVNFIWMPFEELPSTAQYNAIIGSSVLHHLDLDAALQKSIELLRPGGCLAFAEPNMLNPQVFAERTFLRNALDYVSPDETAFVRWHLAKKLKQLGFINIHLTPFDWLHPAIPATWINTIESVGRVLEALPAVREFSGSLLISCQKPE
- a CDS encoding DUF1684 domain-containing protein, which translates into the protein MPTPLEIFRQGKDEFFANHTNSPLTPEQRERFSGLSYFPENSALQLEIDVTPFEEQELVQLPTSTGDLKTYTRYGRFSFTVNGEQAELTLFHAPYGFFLLFVDSLAGSETYGAGRYLEPEQLPDGKFLIDFNLAYNPYCAYNDAWNCPIPPAENRLKVPIRAGEKNFDDH